In Bacteriovorax stolpii, a single genomic region encodes these proteins:
- a CDS encoding response regulator: MDKVKPTVLLVDDDSGLLEVFKEGLEDLSFNVLIAHNGVEAKKILDQNKKIDCLITDISMPEMNGAELVTYLRGEERDIPVFFITGYMDYSREVLNSFHPKAVIFKPFDIEEAALLIKNHFLRAS; the protein is encoded by the coding sequence ATGGATAAAGTGAAACCCACTGTTCTGCTTGTAGACGACGATTCTGGCCTCCTGGAAGTCTTTAAAGAAGGTTTGGAAGATTTGTCTTTTAATGTCCTGATCGCTCACAATGGCGTTGAGGCCAAGAAAATCCTCGATCAAAATAAGAAAATTGACTGCCTGATCACCGACATCTCGATGCCGGAGATGAATGGGGCGGAGCTGGTGACTTATCTTCGTGGAGAAGAGAGGGATATCCCGGTCTTTTTCATTACCGGGTACATGGATTACTCGCGCGAAGTTTTAAATTCATTTCACCCAAAAGCGGTGATCTTTAAGCCTTTTGATATTGAAGAGGCGGCGCTGCTTATTAAGAATCATTTTTTAAGAGCTTCGTAG
- the grxB gene encoding glutaredoxin 2: MKLYHYVHCPFCVRVRMGFGLLDVTYESHVTPYDDEATPLKLTGKKMLPIVEFDGQAMNESLDILKLKDPKNLLKWEELTKNEAILNPLLDKIGSPVHSLAMPYWIWTPEFDEKSRHYFQTKKEVKRGPFKDLVKNQQTFVDKLNAVIGTELLTELKPFYKSSELTIMDIMIAAHLWGMYVVPEYQFDVKIHEYLQRVKKLTGFNYHEDFWK; the protein is encoded by the coding sequence ATGAAACTTTACCACTACGTCCATTGCCCTTTTTGTGTCCGAGTCCGCATGGGATTTGGTTTACTTGATGTAACCTATGAATCTCACGTTACACCTTACGATGATGAGGCGACTCCTCTGAAACTCACGGGAAAAAAGATGCTACCGATCGTGGAGTTCGACGGGCAGGCGATGAATGAAAGCTTAGATATCTTGAAACTGAAAGACCCAAAGAATCTACTAAAGTGGGAAGAACTAACTAAGAATGAAGCTATTTTAAACCCGCTTCTGGATAAAATCGGCTCTCCTGTTCACTCCCTGGCCATGCCTTATTGGATTTGGACCCCGGAGTTTGATGAGAAGTCCCGCCATTATTTCCAGACAAAAAAAGAAGTGAAACGTGGGCCTTTTAAAGACCTGGTAAAAAATCAACAGACGTTTGTAGATAAATTGAATGCAGTAATCGGCACGGAGCTTTTAACGGAGTTAAAACCGTTTTATAAGAGTTCAGAGCTGACTATTATGGACATTATGATCGCCGCCCACTTGTGGGGAATGTATGTGGTTCCTGAGTATCAATTTGATGTGAAGATTCATGAGTATTTGCAGAGGGTGAAGAAGTTGACTGGTTTTAATTATCACGAAGACTTTTGGAAATAA
- a CDS encoding MFS transporter, with amino-acid sequence MRKISKELNALFWTQLYGALNDNLFKSALVILITYKNISLFGVNSASMVALCGGVFILPFFLVSATSGQLADRLDKVWLSYRIKEAEVGIAILGALGLMMDNYYIMLLVLFLLGLQSTFFGPIKYSLIPNYASKEQLIFANAMVSSGTFVAILLGTIIGGIAASLGDNYWPLIAVLLIIAYLGLYYAKKLPLLKDPNEINDVDRQIKVDWNFFTSTRDILKLVFKNPMTALLIVGLSWFWFMGAGLLSLLPLVAKDIFHGSEAVATMMLFTFTIGMGVGPFLLERMTRGRVRRWVIPMSLVAMTLVIFDLSYVIKIASRQSFLLSLTQNIGIKDFFALNMSVRTIVDLFLLSLFGGMFTVPQFAELQRVTKDSELSRIVAGNNIINALAMVTVSVLLMLFHQQKFSLSLIMGILGGLNIGMCIALLYFYKEEFNKFWRF; translated from the coding sequence ATGAGAAAAATTTCAAAAGAACTCAATGCGCTTTTTTGGACGCAGCTCTACGGTGCACTTAACGACAACCTTTTTAAAAGTGCCCTGGTCATCCTGATCACTTATAAAAATATCAGCCTTTTTGGAGTCAATTCTGCTTCAATGGTCGCTTTGTGTGGTGGTGTCTTCATTCTTCCATTCTTTTTAGTTTCAGCAACCAGCGGGCAATTAGCTGATCGCCTGGACAAGGTCTGGCTTTCTTACCGTATCAAAGAAGCGGAAGTTGGAATTGCGATTCTTGGGGCCCTGGGACTCATGATGGATAATTACTACATCATGCTATTAGTGCTTTTTTTACTGGGACTGCAATCGACTTTTTTTGGACCAATCAAATACTCACTTATCCCGAATTATGCATCTAAAGAACAATTGATCTTCGCTAATGCCATGGTGAGTTCTGGGACATTTGTGGCCATTTTATTGGGAACCATTATCGGCGGGATCGCAGCAAGCCTTGGAGACAATTACTGGCCTTTAATTGCGGTGCTTTTAATAATTGCTTACCTCGGGCTTTATTATGCGAAAAAACTTCCGCTCTTAAAAGACCCTAATGAGATAAACGATGTAGACCGTCAGATCAAAGTTGACTGGAATTTTTTTACGTCGACAAGAGATATCTTAAAGCTGGTTTTTAAAAATCCAATGACAGCGCTATTGATTGTAGGTCTTTCTTGGTTTTGGTTTATGGGGGCAGGGCTTTTATCACTTCTGCCTTTAGTGGCCAAAGATATTTTTCATGGCAGTGAGGCCGTGGCGACGATGATGCTTTTTACTTTCACCATCGGAATGGGGGTAGGACCTTTTCTTCTGGAGAGAATGACAAGAGGAAGAGTGAGACGTTGGGTAATCCCAATGAGTTTAGTGGCAATGACTCTGGTGATTTTCGATTTATCTTACGTTATTAAAATTGCTTCAAGACAGAGTTTTCTTTTGAGCCTGACTCAAAATATTGGGATCAAAGATTTTTTTGCTCTTAACATGAGTGTGAGAACGATTGTCGATTTATTTCTCCTTTCTCTTTTTGGTGGAATGTTTACTGTTCCTCAGTTTGCGGAACTTCAAAGAGTGACTAAAGACAGCGAGCTTTCGCGAATTGTGGCCGGCAATAACATCATTAATGCTTTGGCCATGGTAACCGTTTCAGTTCTGCTGATGTTATTTCACCAACAGAAATTTTCTCTTTCTCTTATCATGGGAATCCTTGGTGGCCTAAACATTGGTATGTGTATCGCTCTTTTATATTTCTATAAAGAGGAATTTAATAAGTTCTGGAGATTTTAA
- a CDS encoding HAD family acid phosphatase — protein sequence MSKYNAILVDLDGTLCNVEHRVHHVKSKPKNWKAFNEAMDQDESYFWCIELIAAMKARGYKVYFVTGRDENFRAMTDAWLKRHNVLHDGLYMRAVNDFREDSDVKEELYKKEIESHAQVLFVVDDRKSVVERWRKMGLTCLQCAPGDF from the coding sequence TTGAGTAAATATAACGCCATCCTGGTTGATTTAGACGGGACTCTTTGCAACGTTGAACACCGAGTTCACCACGTAAAGAGTAAACCAAAAAACTGGAAAGCTTTTAACGAGGCCATGGATCAGGATGAATCTTATTTCTGGTGTATTGAACTGATCGCCGCCATGAAGGCCCGTGGATACAAAGTTTATTTTGTCACAGGAAGAGACGAGAACTTTCGCGCAATGACGGATGCATGGCTTAAGCGTCATAACGTTTTGCATGACGGACTATATATGAGGGCCGTAAACGACTTCCGCGAAGACTCTGATGTCAAAGAAGAGTTGTATAAAAAGGAAATTGAGAGTCACGCTCAGGTATTGTTCGTTGTAGATGACCGAAAAAGCGTGGTCGAGCGCTGGAGAAAGATGGGGCTTACATGTCTGCAATGTGCTCCCGGTGATTTTTAG
- a CDS encoding transketolase C-terminal domain-containing protein, producing the protein MIKALNFKASLAMNPKQSPKYALTVKNKAGQDVTVADPRATRALVALMNQHATIGGAACHWGGPAAFAEIMAATHAIMFADKTKNWFDGFHFVNDAGHTENGIYALRANYGFDDQNFDGLRKFRSIESKLTGHGEAHLNPQGVLISNGPLGSGLPQAQGLAMADKIVGNNRVTICTISDGGAMEGEARESFAAIPGLAAKNKMNPFVMIVSDNNTKLGGRIDADSFSMTPTFEALAPLGWEVVKVAEGHDLQKVYLAIEAAIETAKANPAKPVAIVFKTIKGYGVKSTVESASGGHGYPLSAYDDKLVAFVKEIYNGEAPAEFVSWAEDILKSKPAPKEASAPAAKTEKVQDGFARAIIRAAKEGLPVFSISSDLQSSTGIKAFHKEFPDRYIDVGIAEANMVSSAIGLSKVGLIPIVDTFAQFGITKGNLPFIMAGLSQAPVIALFSHTGFQDAADGASHQATTYFAALSSIPHMNVVNCSSSSEAESLMYECLVQFAKDREAGKTPNSTVFFLGRENHPVSYVEGAKYAWNKAQVLTEGSDVTIVAAGPMVGKALAAQKQLLEKGVKATVINNSFINHVDVETLKSALAKTKGKMITVEDHQVLGGMGSMIIHALHTNGVEFKAKTLGIGGEFGQSAYKADQLYARFDLSAEGIVKAYNSLN; encoded by the coding sequence ATGATTAAAGCGCTCAACTTTAAAGCATCGCTCGCAATGAACCCAAAACAATCTCCAAAATACGCTCTTACTGTGAAGAACAAAGCTGGTCAGGATGTGACTGTTGCTGATCCTCGCGCGACTCGTGCTCTGGTAGCACTGATGAACCAACACGCGACAATCGGAGGAGCTGCTTGCCACTGGGGTGGACCTGCTGCTTTTGCTGAAATCATGGCCGCAACTCACGCGATTATGTTCGCTGATAAAACAAAAAACTGGTTTGATGGTTTCCACTTCGTTAACGATGCTGGACACACTGAAAACGGAATCTATGCTCTAAGAGCAAACTACGGTTTTGATGATCAAAACTTTGATGGTCTAAGAAAATTCAGAAGTATTGAAAGTAAACTTACTGGTCACGGTGAAGCTCACCTGAATCCACAAGGAGTTTTAATTTCTAACGGTCCTCTTGGTTCAGGTCTTCCACAGGCACAAGGTCTGGCGATGGCCGATAAAATCGTGGGCAATAACCGCGTCACTATTTGTACAATCTCTGATGGTGGAGCAATGGAAGGTGAAGCGCGCGAATCATTCGCTGCCATCCCAGGTCTTGCCGCTAAAAATAAAATGAATCCATTCGTAATGATTGTTTCAGACAATAACACTAAACTTGGTGGAAGAATTGATGCTGATTCATTCTCAATGACCCCTACATTTGAAGCTCTTGCTCCACTTGGATGGGAAGTTGTAAAAGTTGCTGAAGGTCACGACCTACAAAAAGTTTACCTGGCCATTGAAGCGGCCATTGAAACGGCAAAAGCAAATCCAGCAAAACCTGTCGCCATCGTTTTTAAAACAATCAAAGGTTACGGTGTTAAATCAACTGTTGAGAGCGCAAGCGGTGGTCACGGCTACCCTCTTTCTGCTTACGACGACAAACTCGTTGCATTTGTTAAAGAAATCTACAACGGTGAAGCTCCAGCTGAATTCGTAAGCTGGGCAGAAGATATCTTAAAATCGAAACCAGCTCCAAAAGAGGCTTCTGCTCCTGCAGCTAAAACTGAAAAAGTTCAGGACGGATTTGCCCGCGCGATTATCCGTGCGGCGAAAGAAGGCCTTCCAGTTTTCTCAATCTCATCTGATCTTCAAAGCTCAACTGGAATTAAAGCTTTCCACAAAGAATTCCCTGACCGCTACATTGACGTTGGTATCGCTGAAGCCAACATGGTTTCATCAGCTATCGGTCTTTCTAAAGTAGGTCTTATTCCAATCGTCGATACATTCGCTCAATTCGGAATCACAAAAGGGAACCTTCCATTCATTATGGCCGGTCTTTCTCAAGCTCCAGTTATCGCTCTATTCTCTCACACTGGTTTCCAGGATGCTGCTGACGGTGCTTCTCACCAGGCAACAACATACTTTGCTGCTCTTTCATCAATCCCACACATGAACGTTGTAAACTGCTCTTCTTCAAGTGAAGCGGAAAGTTTAATGTACGAGTGCCTGGTTCAATTTGCTAAAGACCGTGAAGCTGGAAAAACTCCAAACTCAACTGTTTTCTTCTTAGGAAGAGAAAATCACCCGGTAAGCTACGTTGAAGGTGCTAAGTACGCCTGGAACAAAGCTCAAGTGTTAACAGAAGGATCTGATGTCACGATCGTGGCAGCAGGACCAATGGTTGGAAAAGCACTAGCTGCTCAGAAACAACTTTTAGAAAAAGGTGTTAAAGCGACAGTTATCAATAACTCATTCATCAACCACGTTGATGTTGAAACATTAAAATCTGCTCTTGCTAAAACAAAAGGCAAGATGATCACGGTTGAAGATCATCAGGTTCTTGGTGGTATGGGTTCAATGATCATCCACGCTCTTCATACTAACGGTGTTGAGTTTAAGGCAAAGACACTGGGAATTGGCGGAGAGTTTGGACAAAGTGCTTATAAAGCAGACCAGCTTTATGCTCGTTTTGATCTATCTGCTGAAGGTATCGTTAAAGCTTATAACTCCCTTAACTAA
- a CDS encoding aldehyde dehydrogenase family protein, with amino-acid sequence MENRDVLQAKSFINNEWVGHSTTNILVVKNKFDQSPLATVSYADPSEVQFAIANSVQAFQSYSKISAAERRDYLLKIREGLFQERDKFINLIVSEGGKPVNYAIQEVERSLLILQSAADEAIRVGGEVVPMDFGLGKGKSAYTKNYPIGPILAISPFNFPLNLAMHKIAPALAVGCPVILKPSPYTPLTALALASLCKRVGLPAGVLNVVVCQNEEASLMLKDERLKMLSFTGSAEVGWKLKSEAGKKKVVLELGGNAAVIVDRTANLDDAAKAIAMGAYNYAGQVCISVQRIYVDAGVFDEFIEKLKTEVGLLKIGNPAEEGVVVGPMIDRVHIDRIDSWIQEAKTKGAQVIFGGSVLDLEHSLYSPTLLTNTTADMKIVAEEAFGPVAIIEKVQYFDEVIREINRSRYGLQAGLFTNQLSQMKYAHENLEVGALIINGVPGFRIDTMPYGGVKDSGFGREGVKYAMAEMLEPRLLVY; translated from the coding sequence ATGGAAAATCGAGACGTTTTACAAGCAAAAAGTTTTATTAACAATGAATGGGTTGGTCACTCAACGACGAATATTTTAGTTGTAAAAAACAAGTTCGACCAAAGCCCTCTGGCCACGGTGTCGTACGCTGATCCGTCTGAAGTTCAGTTCGCTATCGCCAATTCAGTCCAGGCCTTCCAGAGCTATTCTAAAATCAGTGCCGCTGAAAGAAGAGACTACCTGTTAAAGATCAGGGAAGGGCTTTTCCAGGAGCGCGATAAATTTATTAATCTCATCGTTTCTGAGGGTGGAAAACCCGTTAATTACGCCATTCAAGAGGTGGAGAGGTCTCTCTTAATTCTTCAGTCGGCAGCTGATGAGGCCATCCGTGTAGGTGGCGAAGTGGTGCCAATGGATTTTGGTTTAGGTAAAGGTAAATCGGCCTACACTAAAAATTATCCGATTGGACCAATCCTGGCGATTTCTCCTTTTAACTTTCCACTCAATCTGGCCATGCATAAAATTGCTCCGGCCTTAGCTGTTGGGTGCCCAGTGATTTTAAAACCATCACCATATACACCATTAACAGCGCTTGCGCTGGCTTCGTTATGTAAGCGCGTTGGACTTCCGGCCGGCGTTTTAAACGTGGTTGTTTGTCAAAATGAAGAAGCGTCTTTAATGCTAAAAGATGAGCGTTTAAAAATGCTTTCATTTACTGGTTCTGCAGAAGTGGGATGGAAATTAAAGAGCGAAGCTGGAAAGAAAAAAGTTGTCCTTGAATTAGGTGGGAACGCTGCCGTGATCGTCGATCGCACAGCAAATTTAGATGATGCCGCTAAAGCGATTGCCATGGGGGCCTACAACTACGCCGGGCAAGTGTGTATCTCAGTTCAAAGAATCTATGTTGATGCTGGAGTCTTTGATGAGTTTATTGAAAAACTTAAAACTGAAGTTGGTCTTTTAAAAATTGGAAACCCTGCCGAAGAAGGCGTGGTGGTTGGTCCAATGATAGATAGAGTTCACATCGATAGAATCGATAGCTGGATTCAGGAAGCTAAAACGAAAGGTGCTCAGGTAATCTTTGGTGGAAGCGTGCTTGATTTAGAGCACTCGCTTTATTCTCCGACACTTTTAACCAACACAACTGCTGATATGAAGATTGTCGCTGAAGAGGCCTTTGGCCCGGTGGCAATCATTGAAAAAGTTCAGTATTTTGATGAAGTCATCCGCGAAATCAATCGCTCACGATACGGACTTCAAGCAGGATTGTTTACCAATCAGCTCTCGCAAATGAAATACGCCCACGAAAACCTGGAAGTCGGGGCCCTGATAATCAATGGGGTGCCGGGGTTCAGAATCGACACGATGCCTTATGGCGGGGTGAAGGATTCAGGTTTTGGGCGCGAAGGTGTGAAATACGCCATGGCAGAGATGCTTGAACCTCGCCTTCTCGTGTACTAG
- the gltX gene encoding glutamate--tRNA ligase — MTVRVRFAPSPTGYLHIGGARTAMYNYLFAKAMGGKYVLRIEDTDTERSERRYEEAQIEDLKWLDLQHHEGPDVGGDYGPYRQSERLHIYKEYTDKLLKEKKAYRCFCSEELLEEKKKIAEEKGLPPHYDGTCRHLSDAEVADKMAKGIPSVVRCITPKKAYTFTDKVRGEVTFPEDMVGDFVIVRANDIPVYNFAVVIDDMTMKISHVIRAEEHLNNTLRQLILYEAYNAAPPTFCHVSLLIGQDRQKLSKRHGATSVRLYQEQNYLPSAMLNYLLQLGWSHPEEKDIFDIHTLGTMFNLDRFTKSAAIYDIVKLNHINGEHLRLLPTEKLISEVERILPADHPFHKMDAEWKARCVTLSKEKMNFYSDIIPLLKLYFDCEVSTEADYVEARSWETTPQIQAYLKGEIEKAKASGKKFVTEAEYNEWSNHVKGELKIKGKQLFMGIRAVLTLQAHGSDLKFIVPLTPIEVLEKRINM; from the coding sequence ATGACTGTTCGCGTACGCTTTGCCCCGTCACCAACTGGATACCTTCACATCGGAGGAGCTAGAACTGCGATGTACAACTACCTTTTTGCTAAAGCAATGGGTGGAAAATATGTTCTTCGTATTGAAGACACTGACACTGAAAGATCAGAAAGAAGATATGAAGAAGCACAGATTGAAGACCTGAAGTGGCTTGATCTGCAACATCACGAAGGACCAGATGTCGGTGGAGACTACGGGCCCTACAGACAATCAGAACGCCTGCACATCTACAAAGAATACACTGACAAACTTCTAAAAGAGAAAAAAGCTTATCGCTGTTTTTGTTCTGAAGAACTTCTTGAAGAAAAGAAAAAGATCGCAGAAGAAAAAGGTCTTCCTCCACATTACGATGGAACGTGCAGACATTTATCTGATGCTGAAGTGGCCGATAAAATGGCGAAGGGAATTCCTTCAGTCGTTCGTTGTATCACTCCGAAAAAAGCTTACACGTTCACGGATAAAGTGCGTGGAGAAGTGACATTCCCGGAAGACATGGTAGGGGACTTCGTTATTGTTCGCGCTAACGATATTCCAGTTTATAACTTTGCGGTTGTTATCGACGATATGACGATGAAAATCTCTCACGTTATCCGCGCTGAAGAGCACTTAAACAACACTCTTCGCCAGCTGATTCTCTATGAAGCCTACAACGCCGCTCCTCCGACGTTCTGTCACGTATCCCTTCTTATCGGTCAAGACCGCCAGAAGCTTTCAAAACGTCATGGGGCCACTTCGGTAAGACTTTACCAGGAGCAAAATTATCTTCCATCAGCGATGCTGAACTACCTTCTACAATTAGGTTGGTCGCACCCTGAGGAAAAAGATATTTTCGATATTCACACTCTGGGAACGATGTTCAACTTAGACCGCTTCACTAAATCTGCTGCGATTTATGACATCGTAAAACTTAACCACATCAATGGTGAGCACCTAAGACTTCTTCCGACAGAAAAACTTATTTCTGAAGTGGAGAGAATTCTTCCTGCTGATCACCCATTCCATAAAATGGATGCTGAGTGGAAAGCTCGTTGTGTGACTTTAAGTAAAGAAAAAATGAACTTCTATAGCGATATCATTCCTCTTCTAAAACTTTACTTTGACTGTGAAGTTTCAACTGAAGCGGATTATGTTGAAGCAAGAAGCTGGGAGACGACTCCACAAATCCAGGCCTACTTAAAAGGCGAAATCGAAAAAGCAAAAGCTTCTGGTAAAAAATTTGTTACTGAAGCTGAATATAATGAATGGAGTAACCACGTTAAGGGCGAGCTTAAAATTAAAGGCAAGCAGCTTTTCATGGGAATTAGGGCCGTTTTAACTCTTCAGGCCCATGGGTCTGATTTGAAGTTTATTGTTCCTCTGACTCCGATTGAAGTTTTAGAAAAAAGAATCAATATGTAA
- a CDS encoding 3'-5' exonuclease, with the protein MNDKLDSAPNFDRAQFKGQIITVTKDEQIAPAIDLLKDQLLIGFDTETKPAFKKGEFYNVSLLQLASDDVAVLFRLHFLKDFSLIKIIFEDKHVVKAGVAIRDDIKALQKLFHFTPHGFVELSEIAKERNMKNFGLKGMTEEILNLTLSKKAKLSNWEAHDLKPDQLQYAATDAWIGRKLYETLNPHS; encoded by the coding sequence ATGAATGATAAATTAGACTCCGCTCCAAATTTCGACCGCGCCCAATTTAAAGGCCAGATCATCACAGTCACTAAGGATGAACAGATCGCCCCTGCCATAGATTTACTCAAAGACCAGCTCCTAATTGGCTTTGACACAGAAACCAAGCCGGCATTTAAAAAAGGTGAATTCTACAACGTGTCTCTACTTCAGCTCGCTAGCGATGATGTCGCTGTGCTTTTTCGCCTGCATTTCCTAAAAGATTTTTCTTTAATCAAGATCATCTTTGAAGACAAGCACGTGGTGAAGGCCGGAGTGGCCATTAGAGATGATATTAAGGCCCTTCAAAAGCTTTTCCACTTCACGCCTCATGGGTTCGTAGAGCTCTCAGAGATCGCTAAAGAAAGAAATATGAAGAACTTTGGTTTAAAGGGAATGACGGAAGAAATCCTGAATCTCACTTTGAGCAAAAAGGCGAAACTTTCTAACTGGGAAGCCCACGACTTAAAACCTGATCAGCTTCAGTATGCCGCGACCGATGCATGGATCGGCCGCAAGCTTTACGAAACGCTTAATCCCCACTCTTAA